The genomic interval CCCTACTACCATTgcctatattttttattctacaCTGTTACCACTTAACAAAACTGGTATAGTAAATAAGGATTATATATGATTTTGTTGCTGTAGTTTGCATTAAATTTGGCTTTAAGTTTCCaatcaatattaaaattgtaaaacacttttgtaattacaaaaaataatgaaacaaactataaattaaatttatcctCCAAAAATACAAGGTAAAAAATGAAGATTGAATGATTTTTTCAAATAGACatcaatatcattttttttttaatcatgttTTTTAAATTGAGTTCACATGGATATTAACAATGATAGATTCTAAGGACACGTTTGCTTCAAAAGAAAATACTATTTACGTGGATGGGAGTGTACTCATATTCTCTATTTGAATCTATTGATGTACACAGAAGAGGAAGAGAATATTGTGTGTGATGTGAGACTTAGTCTCTGTTTGCTTGTAGTCATGATTGTATAATGCTTCTGATTTTGTTAATGGTGTTTGGGGAGTGGGGAGTGGTTTGGATTCCTATAGTTAGTGAGATTTGAAAGcataaaaataatgtaattttcaATCAAAGAGCGGGTGGTTGACGATTTAGAACTGTTCACTTTGATTcaattaaaggtttggtcttgggttACCTCCAAGTCACCCTCGGTTTCTTTCTCGTATTCTATTTGGTGTTTTGATCCATTAGTTTGTATAAAGATGGTTAAGTGATATATGTTTGTCGGGTAGTTCTAGAGCTGGTTTGTTAGGTTTTGTATAAAAGTTAgatcacccctgaagtggttcatatttaatttattatttattgctgataaaaaaaatgacatcTCTTTGAAGATTGAGCGGGTGTTTGCACTATTTGGATCAACACATTTGAAAGTGCTTAGGCAGATGGATGAGCAAATAAACTTGATTTTGAACAGTAATTCTTTACAAATCTTCACATACTTGTGAAGAAAGAAAGCTTAGCTAtttttatcttcttctttttttacctTTCTTCACCTTGTGTAAATTCATCATTAGAAGCAAACATTATATTAATATAGATGAATTAGTTTATGGATGTAGATAGTTGGTTTCATTAAATGGTGGAAGTGATCGTTGGATTGTAATAGTACATATGCACAGTTTGGTACAAATGAATAAAGCAGTGGGAGTGATCAATTTGTTTAGATGTGGGGTTATATGAATTAGCTAGTGCCATGAGATTAGTTTTAATAGTAGAAACTTTGTTATTTGTGTTAAATTGGAacaaatttttgttattattagtTTCATTACATGTATTGTATTTTGTTATGATTCTAATAATTCTTAATTAAGTTTCATTTTCTCTCTACttccttattttctttctttttttctttttgagtttttcCGACTTTTTCTCCCACATTTTCTCTCAATTTAAACAATATTTCGTAGGACATAAGTTTCTTGATAGATCTATTTCCTATAATAATGTAGAATGTTTTTAATTAGATTCAAGTTCATAAACTTCATGGCAACAATATTAATTAACGTATGATATTTGCAACTACATTTATTGATTTGGTATTCACAATACCAATACTAACTTTGAACTAAAAAATTGGAtcattagaaattaaataatacacATATTAAGTCAAATCATACAAATTATCACATCCAAAATTTAGTGAGACTTTTTTCCTTCTCCAACCTCCTTTAAATCTTTATCAATATAAACTAATACActattatttttcttacttttagCTCATCTCTCCATTACATACAATCTAATATCTTCCAACATTGTAATAATATGTTTACACCTTAAATCTAGAAGGAAATTATTGAATGTCTCACTGGTATTGCTTACTAGTGTGTCACATTTTGGATTATACAAGAATCTAGATTTTGACCAAAACCTAATTCGTCCACATACAAATACTTCAAAGctattaattagatattatgtatattttaataCATAATTCTGATACATACTCgagaataatttatattaaatgttTGTGACTATATGTGAGACGTCTATGACAtctataacatattttttttttaaactttttcatGGGAATTTCTTCTCAAAATTACTATACAGGTGTCTAATACAATCATTAATTAACATTAAGCAAAAGTTCATATATTGTTGCCAACAAACTCTGCAACAAATTAATAGTATCAAATCATGATTCAAATAACATTAAAtacaacatatttaaattattatgcATAATGATATACCTTTTTgtttattaaagataaaatatatacaaatcaTATTAGTGACACCTATAAGATCttcaattaataatttaaaaaaatcaactcAATGAAATCCTGTTTTCACCCTCCACAACAACACATGCAATAGGAAACATGCTCATTAGGGTTCTTCCCcattacagaaaaaaaaatctcccCATATTCCCTTTGGGTTTACACCTAGAAAAACTATCTTTACAGGCTTTTTAACACACATAACCTTTGAAAAGTTGGTAAGCCTTTATATCCACCTTCTTTTATTCCTTCAAATTTGATCTTTACCATTGAGTCAAGGTTTGACCTTAATAATTCACTGACATAGtaaaaaaatctattataatGTCATTTAATTAAACCCTCGATCTGTCTTTTTATAGCCTACCCTTGCCCTATGAGCCCTGCACCTACTTATGCCCATATTCCATTTTCCTAAAGTCTTATTACAAtatcattaattatttaatgttagatttatttttctcaaacaaGATTTATTAGTAAGGGCTTCTTCCTTCAATTGTGTAAAGATATCATAGTAATTTTCGTCCATTGAAAAGCATCTTTCATAAACATATGAGTTAATGGAGTTGTtatttttcatatcatttaacAAATATCTGATAATAGGCCTGTAAGACCAAGAAAACTACACAACTGTTTCAAGTTAGTTGATTGTGGCCACAATTTCACAGCATACACAGTCAAATAGTAATTTTTACGGTGAGATAGGATAAAAGTTATCCAATTTtgctataatttttaaattacagatactaaatttaaaaaaaaaaaacaaaataaaatttattgctacaattataatcattaaaaacatatttatttggtattttattaatataaggTAATGACTCTAGAGAAGTTTATgaggtgcaaaaagaaatatCATGGAAAACTTGGCTAAAAGCCATTTTTGAGATGCACCATTTTCCAAGAATACTATGGAAAACATAACTTCCAATCTTGAATGTCTGATGACTATAATAATTAACCTGAGAAGTCAAAGTAATCAGAGGCACATGTGGGCCAACAAAATAATTAGAACTCAATCATTGGGGGTAATTGCATTTTCTTCTTTCacctttttaatttatttaaatactcTTCTCTCTCCCTGTTAGGGAGCAAGTTCAATAATTTTTAGTACACAAAGGTCTGAATCAAACTCTTGACTTCTTGATAcccttttcttttaatttctcaCCATTTTAAACTTATCCAAAGCGTTGATCATATGATCCAGTTCAAGATAATTGGCCCATTCCATTTCAAAAACGACCCCCTGTAATATGGTCACAATTTGTCCCCTTTGTTTGCATGTGGACATCAGAATTTCATAATTTGTCAAGGCTGCaggtaaaaaaaatagaataaaatatgttttaattgatCATTACATTTTCTAAGCGATTGATTTCATTCCTGATCAAGTCGAAATGAAAAGCAAGGTAAAGAACCAAAGACTAAAACCAATTTTAAgatataagaattaaaaatcaGAGAGGCAGAGACTTACTAACTTCCCAACAAACTAAGAATCTTCAAACGAAGGTTTCAGCAATCAGTTTCATCATGAACAATAGACTAAGGGCGTGTTTGACAAAATGTAAAAAGTAATCACttatttttcttaaactttCTCACAAAATTATAAGATGAAACATTTGTTAAAATGGAATCTTTTCTGGTTGTGGAATTGAGGCAATCAACCAGTACGAGTAACAAAATTGTGGCCACCATGGCCACACCTTTATCTAGAACACAACTACCTTCAAAAGGAGAGAGCCTAGGTTTCACTGACCACGCTGCTACAGCGGGCAACTAACAGAGACTAAAAGACAGAAGGTTAAGCACAAATTAGATATTTGGTTCAGCCAGCACAGACAATAAGAGAAAATGGGATATGAAGTACTGATGAAGATTGATTTCCGAACATCATGAATTGCACATCTTAGAATGGAACTACAATGAAACGTATAGAAATTTCCTATACATAGAAACTGCAAATCTTTCAATGACCTCTTACAAAGAATTTTAATTGCCAAAAAAGAACCTAATTCTGAACTAATGGGTTGGGTTATCACATTTTCACACAATCTCGATCAGAGTCAGTGAGGCCAGCATAGATACATTGTCACTGCATTTACGAAAAGCACCTCCCTAAGCATCAGCAATTGCAACAGAAAGGGTGAAACTTTAGTCTTCAGTTTTAAGAAACACCTTTCTGACAACAGTTGAAACCAAAGTCGAAGCAAGAATAACCAAGTCTCAAATGCCTAAGAATCTGATCCTGACAATTCAAAAAAAGAAAGGGGTATCTCGGGAGGAGATGGTGTTGTTGCCACACATTTGAACTGTACAAAAACACCCAATGCAACTGGAATCAGCGTATTTATCCAAGGTGACAAGTAGAATGAAATTGATATCTCAAGTTAAAAAATAGTTACCAAGAAAATATTACATCTTAAATAAATGGCAGGGAAAATAGTGTTAAACATTACCTTATGCTGTTTGTATTTCTCTCTCACAGCTTGCAAAGAAGGCCCCTTCCTACTGAGGTATAAATCATGTATGTTTAGAACACATTCCTTGAAGTCGGCAGGTTTATATCTAGTGAGTTGATGGAGTGCCGAATTCtgtaaaaaacatattttagcaacatcctccacaatcaacattgaatttgaaatacacatttaaaaaaagattACCCAAGGATGTGTCTTTGTGCTTAACATAAATCTTGTTAAGAATACAACAGAAGCTGCCACCAAAGAAGGCACAAACTTTACACAATTATAATCCAACAAACTGAGCTCGGCAAGATAGCAGCTAAGGAAATCAAACTGGAGATCAGAAGCCTGCACAATGGGGCAAGTTTATTAGCCAAATGATGAAAGCAGTGTTATTAGAACCAAACTGGTCATACAGTTAGTCAAGGTACTAGGTCAATGCTGATCTAGTAAGTCATGGATTGAACTGCATAAACAATAAAtgcaaaatttataaattttatatttatattaaagcTACTAGCTAAAATAAGTGCTCTACCACATGtatattcacatttttattagattaaaatatatacaattttataattttattactagtttcattatttttatgaataatcaattaaaaaaatacaattttaaatatatatatatataatttttttaaaatagtattaaaattatacaaccatgaatttttaaattagaagTTATTTAGTATTATGATGAAATATAGAAagttattcaattatttattttattaaacaaataaataaattattttttatttattaaagggTAAAATTATCCAATTAAAAGATGACATCAAAGGAATATCTTTTCTATATAATGGTATAtacatacacatatatataatatgtgcTCATTTTGAGAGAGTTGTATTAGTTGAGAAAAATTTTGAAGTTCTAATATGAGAAAGCAGTTATGACGATGCAGAAACAATACTGTTCATTTTTATGTGCTCATTGAACCAAGCCTAAGTTAGTAGGCTCTTAAGTACAGCAAAAATCGAGAGTCAATACAACACAGGTGCCTAGCAAGAGATGTTCCACAATGGAATCAGTGCAGAAAAGGTTTGTTGCTGTTGTAAAATAGTGAAATAACCAATTTTACCAGTTAAAGACCGGATTAATATGCTTTTAACCTAGCAACTTTATAAACAATCCAAAATTATAGCAAGATAGTTAAAATCAGTTTTAATAACACTAATGAAAGTTCACATTTATCACTCAAAAAATTAGTATGTGTCAGTGTTATCAATTGCAGGTTGCAGCAAATGGTGGATAGCAATAATTTGCAATATTATACGGGAGTATCACAGGTAAATATCATAAGTCATGCATGGCAGCTTAAAATCACTTTACCAAATAAAGATGCAAACAATGAATAGTAAAGCTAACTTTTGAATCAATAATTCGTGTTACATCACAAAACGCAAGAAAACAGTGAAAAATACTTCAAATACAAtaacagaataataaaataaagtgagATATGTTCACAAGTgttttttcaaatcttttcCATTTAACAATTTAAGTTGATATAACTTCTCCATGAGAATTGATGAAACAAATGTATAAAAGAgtcaaaataaattttgcaaattgTTGACTAGTGCTGCACTGTAACAATAATAGAGAATTGCATTGATTAATTCGCATATTGCAAGATGCAGAGTCATTTGGTATTCTTCTTATATGAATCTTTATAGGTGGTTAAActgcaaataaaaataaaatgcataAAATAGACACAGTATTAACTAAAATGTTTAACTGGCCAAAGACTCTGGAAATGACAAGGGAATGGCAATTTGTTCTGCAACTACAACACACATTGAGACTGCAGTAGCGGACAGAGTCATTACCAGAAATCCAAAAAAATTACCAAAACAAACAGCACTTATTGCCCACTGTAGCAGCTATCTAACATTACTAAAGGTTAGATTAGAGATAAAATTTAAGGATATGATTTAAAAATTCTACTGAATTGAGTAACTGAATCTTTTCTTGGCAATTAGCCTAATACAGAGTTATTTGCTTCTAATAAAACCACTTCCAAGTTTAAGAAAAAGCTTCAACAAATGGATCAAAAGAAGAGTTAACTTACATCAATGCCCTCTTGACCAACTCGACAGAACCTCCTGCAACCACAACAAAGCACAAAGAGGGAACCAGAAAGCCAGGATGAGACAACTAAAACAAGATAAACTAAGACAACAAGGTCATAGATCAGCAAAGAAAAACACACCTCAAGAATGTCTTCACTGTTGGACCACccaattcaaatttcaaagcCTTCAATATATCGGCTTCCATATTCACAACCTTCAccataaaattgtaaaaaaaaaatcagtacaATCCAAAGCCAAAATATTCACAAATACCAGCAACAAAAGAATCACAACAACCACCTCTTCCTTAGAGTATGTATTATCCGTAATGTAACAAAAGTCCTCCACCTCAGGTGGCTTAATCTCTTCATATTTCCTATTTACAAAAACAGTAGAAACAAAATTAACTAAACAAACAACAGACAAGACAGTGAAACAAAAAACATAATCTCTTGTGTcagaagaaggaaaaaaaaaagatgaaaactCACGAAGCGATAAGCATTGCAGCAACCCCAAGCAACTGCAATCTCTGTCTGGACAATACATTCAACGATAAAAATCTATCTATATACGCCACACAAAAATACAACGTATCAGACACCAGTTTATACTCTTCCGCAACCTCAA from Phaseolus vulgaris cultivar G19833 chromosome 1, P. vulgaris v2.0, whole genome shotgun sequence carries:
- the LOC137816533 gene encoding putative cyclin-A3-1, whose product is MATASENNTNATRPQREAKKRAAAAICQLHGNAKKKRVVLGDLTNVTHAVAVSDIQKRKKIKLQKPVVAVATPENVHERSDPQLCGPYVSDIYEYLCGMEVLPSKRPLPDYIQKVQKDVNANMRGVLVDWLVEVAEEYKLVSDTLYFCVAYIDRFLSLNVLSRQRLQLLGVAAMLIASKYEEIKPPEVEDFCYITDNTYSKEEVVNMEADILKALKFELGGPTVKTFLRRFCRVGQEGIDASDLQFDFLSCYLAELSLLDYNCVKFVPSLVAASVVFLTRFMLSTKTHPWNSALHQLTRYKPADFKECVLNIHDLYLSRKGPSLQAVREKYKQHKFKCVATTPSPPEIPLSFFELSGSDS